One genomic region from Streptomyces sp. NBC_01431 encodes:
- a CDS encoding ATP-dependent DNA helicase, giving the protein MTKPSLPELLHAAVTAVGGVERPGQVTMATAVADAVDDSSHLLVQAGTGTGKSLGYLVPALAHGERVVIATATLALQRQLVERDLPRTVDALHPLLRRRPQFAMLKGRSNYLCLHRLHEGAPQDEDEGLFDQFESAAPTSKLGQDLLRMRDWADETETGDRDDLTPGVSDKAWGQVSVSSRECLGATKCAYGAECFAEMARERAKLSDVVVTNHALLAIDAIEGAPVLPQHEVLIVDEAHELVSRVTGVATGELTPGQVNRAVRRSAKLVNEKAADQLQTAAEGFERLMELALPGRLEEIPEDLGYALMALRDAARTVISAIGSTRDKSVQDEDAVRKQALAMVESVHNVAERITNGSEYDVVWYERHDRFGASLRVAPLSVSGLLREKLFADRSVVLTSATLKLGGDFNGVGASLGLAPEGTGGEDVPQWKGLDVGSPFDYPRQGILYVAKHLATPGREGSRADMMDELAELVEAAGGRTLGLFSSMRAAQAAAEELRGRLENPILLQGEETLGELIKSFAADPKTCLFGTLSLWQGVDVPGPSCQLVIMDRIPFPRPDDPLMSARQKAVEQGGGNGFMAVAATHAALLMAQGAGRLVRATGDRGVVAVLDPRLANARYGSYLRASLPDFWYTTDRNQARRSLAAIDAAAKADGK; this is encoded by the coding sequence ATGACAAAGCCTTCACTCCCCGAGCTCCTGCACGCCGCCGTCACCGCCGTCGGCGGTGTGGAGCGGCCTGGCCAGGTCACCATGGCCACGGCTGTCGCCGACGCCGTCGACGACAGCTCCCACCTGCTGGTCCAGGCCGGGACGGGCACCGGAAAGTCCCTCGGCTATCTGGTGCCGGCCCTGGCGCACGGGGAGCGCGTCGTGATCGCCACGGCGACGCTGGCGCTCCAGCGGCAGCTCGTGGAGCGCGACCTGCCGCGCACGGTGGACGCGCTGCACCCGCTGCTGCGGCGCCGCCCGCAGTTCGCCATGCTGAAGGGCCGCTCCAACTACCTGTGCCTGCACCGCCTCCACGAGGGCGCGCCGCAGGACGAGGACGAGGGGCTCTTCGACCAGTTCGAGTCGGCCGCGCCCACCAGCAAGCTCGGCCAGGACCTGCTCAGAATGCGGGACTGGGCGGACGAGACCGAGACGGGCGACCGTGACGACCTGACGCCGGGCGTATCGGACAAGGCATGGGGCCAGGTCTCGGTGTCCTCCCGCGAGTGCCTGGGCGCGACGAAGTGCGCGTACGGGGCGGAGTGCTTCGCCGAGATGGCTCGCGAGCGCGCCAAACTCTCCGACGTCGTCGTCACCAACCACGCGCTGCTCGCCATCGACGCGATCGAGGGCGCTCCGGTGCTCCCGCAGCACGAGGTGTTGATCGTCGACGAGGCCCATGAGCTGGTCTCGCGGGTCACCGGCGTCGCTACCGGCGAGCTCACTCCGGGTCAGGTCAACCGGGCCGTGCGACGTAGTGCCAAGCTGGTCAACGAGAAGGCGGCCGATCAGCTCCAGACCGCGGCCGAGGGCTTCGAGCGGTTGATGGAGCTCGCCCTGCCGGGCCGCCTGGAGGAGATTCCGGAGGACCTGGGCTATGCGCTGATGGCGCTGCGCGACGCCGCTCGCACGGTGATCTCCGCGATCGGATCCACCCGCGACAAGTCCGTCCAGGACGAGGACGCCGTGCGCAAGCAGGCCCTCGCCATGGTGGAGAGCGTGCACAACGTCGCGGAGCGCATCACCAATGGCTCCGAGTACGACGTCGTCTGGTACGAGCGCCACGATCGCTTCGGTGCCTCGCTGCGGGTCGCCCCGCTCTCGGTGTCCGGCCTGCTGAGGGAGAAGCTCTTCGCGGACCGGTCGGTCGTGCTGACCTCGGCCACGCTCAAGCTGGGTGGCGACTTCAACGGGGTGGGCGCCTCGCTCGGCCTCGCTCCCGAGGGCACCGGCGGCGAGGACGTGCCGCAGTGGAAGGGCCTCGATGTCGGCTCGCCCTTCGACTATCCCAGGCAGGGGATCCTGTACGTCGCTAAGCACCTGGCCACGCCGGGCCGTGAGGGCTCACGCGCCGACATGATGGATGAACTGGCCGAACTGGTCGAGGCGGCCGGAGGCCGGACCCTCGGCCTGTTCTCCTCGATGCGAGCCGCCCAGGCGGCCGCCGAGGAACTGCGCGGGCGGCTGGAGAATCCGATCCTGCTCCAGGGCGAGGAGACCCTGGGCGAGCTGATCAAGTCCTTCGCCGCCGACCCGAAGACCTGTCTGTTCGGCACGCTGTCCCTCTGGCAGGGCGTGGACGTCCCCGGGCCGAGTTGCCAACTGGTGATCATGGACCGGATCCCGTTCCCGCGCCCCGACGATCCATTGATGAGCGCCCGCCAGAAGGCGGTGGAGCAGGGCGGCGGCAATGGCTTCATGGCTGTCGCGGCCACCCACGCCGCACTGCTCATGGCACAGGGCGCGGGGCGTCTGGTCCGGGCGACCGGAGACCGGGGCGTCGTCGCGGTGCTCGACCCACGGCTGGCCAACGCCCGCTACGGCAGCTATCTGCGGGCCTCACTGCCCGACTTCTGGTACACCACGGACCGTAACCAGGCGCGACGCTCGCTCGCCGCGATCGACGCGGCGGCCAAGGCCGACGGCAAGTAG